In Hemicordylus capensis ecotype Gifberg chromosome 3, rHemCap1.1.pri, whole genome shotgun sequence, one DNA window encodes the following:
- the LOC128350661 gene encoding olfactory receptor 52D1-like isoform X2, with translation MSKSSSTQVTPPSFFLVGVPGLESAHVLLAFPFCVAYVLALVGNGTVFLVICVERRLHQPMYLLLAMLSLVDVGLSSSTTPKMLAIFWLSAHDMAFHACLAQMFFIHAFTALESGLLLLMAFDRYVAVREPLRYSAILTNLTIAKMGVAILSRALALLIPLVLLAVRLPFCRTWVVIHTYCEHMAVVKLACGDTTLNSTYGLVVVVMVIGFDVVFIAVSYVLILGTVFQLPSWDARQKALGTCSSHLCIILLFYIPAVFSFLTHRFGHGVAPYIHILLANLYLFIPPALNPIVYGWRTKPIRQKILHALHCCKG, from the coding sequence CACCCCGccctcattcttcttggtggggGTCCCAGGGCTAGAGTCTGCCCACGTCCTGCTGGCTTTCCCCTTCTGTGTGGCGTATGTGCTGGCCCTTGTGGGGAATGGGACCGTCTTCCTGGTCATCTGCGTGGAGCGCAGGCTTCACCAGCCCATGTacctgctcctggccatgctctCCCTGGTGGACGTGGGGCTCTCCAGCTCCACCACCCCCAAGATGCTGGCCATCTTCTGGCTCAGTGCCCATGACATGGCCTTCCACGCTTGCCTGGCTCAGATGTTTTTCATCCACGCCTTCACTGCCCTGGAGTCTGGCCTCCTGCTCCTCATGGCCTTTGACCGCTACGTGGCCGTGCGCGAACCCCTACGGTACTCGGCCATCCTCACCAACCTCACCATTGCCAAAATGGGTGTGGCCATCCTCAGCCGGGCGCTGGCTCTCCTCATTCCTCTGGTGCTGCTGGCGGTACGCCTCCCCTTCTGCAGGACCTGGGTCGTCATCCACACATATTGTGAGCACATGGCGGTGGTCAAGCTAGCCTGTGGGGACACCACACTCAACAGCACCTatgggctggtggtggtggtcatggtGATCGGGTTTGACGTGGTCTTCATTGCAGTGTCCTACGTCCTCATCCTCGGGACGGTCTTCCAACTCCCGTCCTGGGATGCCCGGCAGAAGGCCCTGGGCACCTGCAGCTCCCACCTCTGCATCATCCTGCTGTTCTACATTCCAGCTGTCTTCTCCTTCCTCACCCACCGCTTTGGCCATGGTGTGGCCCCTTACATTCATATCCTCCTGGCCAACCTCTACCTCTTCATCCCCCCAGCACTGAACCCCATTGTCTATGGCTGGAGGACAAAACCCATCCGCCAAAAGATCCTCCATGCGTTGCATTGTTGCAAAGGGTAA
- the LOC128350661 gene encoding olfactory receptor 52D1-like isoform X1, whose translation MPEDNRTGLSTPPSFFLVGVPGLESAHVLLAFPFCVAYVLALVGNGTVFLVICVERRLHQPMYLLLAMLSLVDVGLSSSTTPKMLAIFWLSAHDMAFHACLAQMFFIHAFTALESGLLLLMAFDRYVAVREPLRYSAILTNLTIAKMGVAILSRALALLIPLVLLAVRLPFCRTWVVIHTYCEHMAVVKLACGDTTLNSTYGLVVVVMVIGFDVVFIAVSYVLILGTVFQLPSWDARQKALGTCSSHLCIILLFYIPAVFSFLTHRFGHGVAPYIHILLANLYLFIPPALNPIVYGWRTKPIRQKILHALHCCKG comes from the coding sequence ATGCCTGAGGACAACCGCACTGGCCTCAGCACCCCGccctcattcttcttggtggggGTCCCAGGGCTAGAGTCTGCCCACGTCCTGCTGGCTTTCCCCTTCTGTGTGGCGTATGTGCTGGCCCTTGTGGGGAATGGGACCGTCTTCCTGGTCATCTGCGTGGAGCGCAGGCTTCACCAGCCCATGTacctgctcctggccatgctctCCCTGGTGGACGTGGGGCTCTCCAGCTCCACCACCCCCAAGATGCTGGCCATCTTCTGGCTCAGTGCCCATGACATGGCCTTCCACGCTTGCCTGGCTCAGATGTTTTTCATCCACGCCTTCACTGCCCTGGAGTCTGGCCTCCTGCTCCTCATGGCCTTTGACCGCTACGTGGCCGTGCGCGAACCCCTACGGTACTCGGCCATCCTCACCAACCTCACCATTGCCAAAATGGGTGTGGCCATCCTCAGCCGGGCGCTGGCTCTCCTCATTCCTCTGGTGCTGCTGGCGGTACGCCTCCCCTTCTGCAGGACCTGGGTCGTCATCCACACATATTGTGAGCACATGGCGGTGGTCAAGCTAGCCTGTGGGGACACCACACTCAACAGCACCTatgggctggtggtggtggtcatggtGATCGGGTTTGACGTGGTCTTCATTGCAGTGTCCTACGTCCTCATCCTCGGGACGGTCTTCCAACTCCCGTCCTGGGATGCCCGGCAGAAGGCCCTGGGCACCTGCAGCTCCCACCTCTGCATCATCCTGCTGTTCTACATTCCAGCTGTCTTCTCCTTCCTCACCCACCGCTTTGGCCATGGTGTGGCCCCTTACATTCATATCCTCCTGGCCAACCTCTACCTCTTCATCCCCCCAGCACTGAACCCCATTGTCTATGGCTGGAGGACAAAACCCATCCGCCAAAAGATCCTCCATGCGTTGCATTGTTGCAAAGGGTAA